A part of Aurantimicrobium sp. MWH-Uga1 genomic DNA contains:
- a CDS encoding AAA family ATPase, whose translation MLSPDLEHVIAHIYRLSTAYDENTKHNIGAPAPTFLLDGPSGAGKTTLSAEIANNWNWDVKLQIVHMDDLYPGWDGLFEGAQIVSRMLEERTVGRNTQWQKYSWARATLTEWHSVDAHVPLLIEGCGAMPAGSQEHSQVRVWLDADTEVRKQRALSRTGENFAEHWSDWDAQFAEYVRIHNPQSIATLQVRSTE comes from the coding sequence TTGTTATCTCCTGATTTGGAGCACGTCATTGCTCATATCTATCGGCTGTCCACGGCGTATGACGAGAATACAAAACACAATATTGGTGCCCCTGCACCCACTTTCCTACTCGATGGTCCGAGCGGAGCGGGAAAAACCACACTTTCTGCTGAAATTGCGAATAACTGGAACTGGGATGTGAAACTACAGATCGTTCACATGGATGATCTGTATCCAGGCTGGGATGGACTTTTTGAAGGTGCCCAGATTGTCTCGCGCATGCTCGAGGAGCGCACTGTCGGCCGGAACACCCAATGGCAGAAATATAGCTGGGCCAGGGCAACGCTCACAGAGTGGCATTCGGTTGACGCACATGTACCACTCTTAATCGAAGGGTGTGGGGCAATGCCTGCGGGATCTCAGGAACATTCACAAGTGCGTGTGTGGCTCGATGCCGACACAGAAGTACGCAAGCAACGAGCTCTTTCTCGAACAGGAGAGAACTTTGCCGAGCACTGGAGTGACTGGGACGCCCAATTTGCTGAATATGTGCGTATCCACAACCCGCAGTCCATTGCGACACTTCAGGTGCGCTCAACCGAGTAG